The Thermodesulfobacteriota bacterium genomic sequence GTCCAAACGGAGAAGGGATACATCGGTTCAATACGAGGTCCAGCTGTTTTGGGTGGTTTTTAAGTTGAGCGATTTGGCCTTTAACACCTCTAACCAGTGAGGAAATAGAAAATGAGTTTTTATAAATGGCTTGGGGAAGATTCGCTGAAAAATAGAAACCTTTATTATAAACTTAACATAATATTCGGGCTCTTTTTTCTTTTTCCCGTTTTTGGTTTTATCTACTTTGCCTATAAGTATGATATACTTACCGATAAGTTTGTGCCGGTATTTTTTATGGTGGTACTGGTTTTTTCCTTTTTTGGGTTTGTGATCCTGAAAAATTTGTTTGATAAGATTAAAAACATTTCTGAAAAAATGACGGGCAGCTTTATTACAGAGGTTGCAGATGAAAAGCTTAAAACAGGGGCGGATGAGCTGCAAAATATTATCCAGTCATTTACCGCGATTAATAAACAATTTGCCGCTACCTTTAAACAACTGGAAAAAAAAGGTTCAGAGATATCCATACTCAAAGAGCTTTCAGAATTGTGTTATGTTACTTTTGATCCAGAGGAAATTCTTTATGTAGCATTAGAACGCTCATTAATGTTGACCAATTCCGATATTGGTTCTGTATTGACCTTAGAAAAAGGTGAAACAAAGGAATTTGTGGTAAAAGCGAGTGTCGGTCTGGGGGAATATGTGAAGCTGGGAGACAGAATTAAGTTTGAAACAAGCATCGCAAAATACGCTGTGATCAACAAGTCGCCACTTATCGTTAAAGACGTTGAAAAGGACAGACGTTTTGGCAGGGTCAACCTGCAACATTACGGAACAAAATCATTTGTCTGCATGCCGATAAAAACCAGCAAGGATATAATAGGGGTACTGACCCTTTCACGCAAAGACGACAATAAAGTATACTCGCAAGACGTTATCGAAGTTCTGACTCCCTTGCTGAGCAACGCGGCTTTCACCTATGAAAACATTCGACTTTTGAAAGATAACAAACAGGGATCACTTCAACTGAGATCAATTGAGAAGATTTTCAAGGTTATTAATTCAAGTTTCAGGGACAGTGAACTTGTTCAGGCCATATTAAACGAAATCCACACTGTGGTGCCCTTTGATATCGCAGTAGTAATGACTAAGGATGAAAACATGCCCGGATATCTGACCGTTTCTGATTTAATGGCAAGCGGCCCGACCGGTATTTCAAAAGGCGACTATTACTCACCGAAAGGAAGTGTGATTGAAAAGGTTCTCAAACAAGAAAGCACAATCATTGTGGATGATAATAATCTGTCCAAAGAAGACGCTGAAATAGATCGTGTGGGCTATGTCGCCAATAAACTTGAAAAGGAATTATTTGCCGAGGGCACCGGCGGTTCCTGCCTGCTGACGCCTTTAAAAACGGACAGTGTATTAACCGGGATATTGGCCCTTTATGCAAAAAGAGCAGAACTTTTCTACCATGCCCAAAATGTCATTGAGTGGGTTGCCAACGGGCTTGCCATTGCCATTGAACGCAGCAGGCTAACGGCATCCGTCTTAAAGAGGAATCAGGAACTCGACTCAATTAAGCAAATCGGAAGAGCTCTGGCGTCATCGACCTTTGATATCAGCAAGGTTTTAAAATATACAATGGATATGATTCGCGTCATCATGAACGTGGAAGCTGGATCGTTGCTTTTTCTGGAAAATGATGAGCTTGAGCTGGCCGTTGCATTTAATGTTAAAGTTAAAATCAGGAAAAAATTCCGACTTAAAATCGGGCAAGGCATTGCCGGTCACGTGGCTGCCAGTGGTGAATCGATCATTGTGAATGACACCAAGGAATCCCCCCACTTCTTTTCAGGTGTTGATAAGCATACGGGATTTAAGACAAAAAGTGTATTGTGTGTGCCAATGATTTCTCAGGGAAAGGTTCTGGGGGTGATCCAGGTGCTGAATAAAAAGAAGGGTGGATTCAGCTTAAGCGATGAAGATCTTTTACAATCAATTGCAACCTCGGTAAGTATTGCCATAGAAAATGCCCGATTGTATAAAGAAAAGGTTTCTATGGCCGAACATGAGCGAAGTATCAGACGAATGTTTCAAAAATTTGTACCCAAAGAGGTCTTGGAAACAATCATTGACAGCGAAGAGACCGGCAAGGGACTGGTTGAAGAATTTAAGAAGCTTACTTTACTAAATCTAGATATAAGGGGATTTACCGAACTGGCCATGGAAATGGGGCCACAAAAGACCGTGTTTTTGTTAAACAGTTTTTTTTCTGTGATGGGAAGTATCGTGTTTAAGTATAACGGCATTGTTGATAAATACCTGGGCGATGGATTTCTTGCAATTTTTGGCGCTCCGGTTTCAAGTATAAAGGATGCACAAAATGCATTGACTGCCGCACTTGAGATGAAAGAGTCGATCAAAGAGGTAAATGAAAACTTCGAGAAGGAACTGGGAACATCGGTGAACATCGGTATAAGCATTCACACCGGTGAAGTGGTCGTCGGTAATATCGGTTTTGAAAAGAAGATGGATTACACTGTAATTGGTGACGCAGTCAATACTGTATTCAGGATGCAGGAGTTTACCAAATCTTATCCCAATGGTATTATCATAGGTGAAAATACAAGACGAGCTGTGGATACCAGATTGAAAATTCGCAAAATTAATAAAGCCCTGGGAGGGTTAAAACTATATGAGCTTCTGGATATCAAAGATATTTCAGAAGATTCAGATAAAATACTTAAAGCGTAAATGTCTGGGAAAAGCATAAATGGCGATAGACATGGAAGACACCCAACAAACGAATCTTAAGGGGCAATTTCTGATGGCAATGCCCGGTTTGTCTGATCCAAATTTTTCTCAGACGGTTACATGTATTTGCGAACATAATTCAGATGGAGCGGTGGGGATTGTGATAAACAGGGTCCATCCCCTGCTGTCGGGCAAAGATATTTTTAAAGAACTCAAAATAGAGTATAACCAGAAGACCGAAGCAATACCTGTGCATATTGGTGGGCCTGTTCATAAAGGAGAAATCTTTGTGATTCATAGCACACCTTTTGACTGGGCTTCTTGTTTTATGATTACGCCTCGCCTGGCAATGAGTAACACAAAGGACATTATCGAATCATTAGCGCTCGGCAAAGGACCTGAATCATTTATTATTGCTTTAGGGTGCGCCGGTTGGGGTCCAAACCAGCTTGAGTCGGAAATAAGGCAAAATGCCTGGCTAACATTTCCTGCCTTAAATGAGATCATTTTTAATGTTTCTGTCGAGGCACGATGGTCAGAAGCGGTTAAAAGACTGGGAATTGATCCGAACCTGCTTTCTGATAAAGCAGGCAATGCATGATAT encodes the following:
- a CDS encoding GAF domain-containing protein, which gives rise to MSFYKWLGEDSLKNRNLYYKLNIIFGLFFLFPVFGFIYFAYKYDILTDKFVPVFFMVVLVFSFFGFVILKNLFDKIKNISEKMTGSFITEVADEKLKTGADELQNIIQSFTAINKQFAATFKQLEKKGSEISILKELSELCYVTFDPEEILYVALERSLMLTNSDIGSVLTLEKGETKEFVVKASVGLGEYVKLGDRIKFETSIAKYAVINKSPLIVKDVEKDRRFGRVNLQHYGTKSFVCMPIKTSKDIIGVLTLSRKDDNKVYSQDVIEVLTPLLSNAAFTYENIRLLKDNKQGSLQLRSIEKIFKVINSSFRDSELVQAILNEIHTVVPFDIAVVMTKDENMPGYLTVSDLMASGPTGISKGDYYSPKGSVIEKVLKQESTIIVDDNNLSKEDAEIDRVGYVANKLEKELFAEGTGGSCLLTPLKTDSVLTGILALYAKRAELFYHAQNVIEWVANGLAIAIERSRLTASVLKRNQELDSIKQIGRALASSTFDISKVLKYTMDMIRVIMNVEAGSLLFLENDELELAVAFNVKVKIRKKFRLKIGQGIAGHVAASGESIIVNDTKESPHFFSGVDKHTGFKTKSVLCVPMISQGKVLGVIQVLNKKKGGFSLSDEDLLQSIATSVSIAIENARLYKEKVSMAEHERSIRRMFQKFVPKEVLETIIDSEETGKGLVEEFKKLTLLNLDIRGFTELAMEMGPQKTVFLLNSFFSVMGSIVFKYNGIVDKYLGDGFLAIFGAPVSSIKDAQNALTAALEMKESIKEVNENFEKELGTSVNIGISIHTGEVVVGNIGFEKKMDYTVIGDAVNTVFRMQEFTKSYPNGIIIGENTRRAVDTRLKIRKINKALGGLKLYELLDIKDISEDSDKILKA
- a CDS encoding YqgE/AlgH family protein produces the protein MAIDMEDTQQTNLKGQFLMAMPGLSDPNFSQTVTCICEHNSDGAVGIVINRVHPLLSGKDIFKELKIEYNQKTEAIPVHIGGPVHKGEIFVIHSTPFDWASCFMITPRLAMSNTKDIIESLALGKGPESFIIALGCAGWGPNQLESEIRQNAWLTFPALNEIIFNVSVEARWSEAVKRLGIDPNLLSDKAGNA